gtccGGGCAGGTGCACCTGTAAAGCTCTCCGCCAGCTATAGCTGAGATCCTGCTCCTAAGCAACAGCCTGAGGTCGTGCAGAAGCAGCACGGGAAGATCACAAACAAGAAAACACTGCAAGTGAGAGAGCTCCAAGCTCCTCCGAGTAGGCTTAGGTGAAACAAATACAAACAGCAGAATGAGGGCTTTACACggttgggaaaaaaaacaaaattgattcctgcaaaaaaaacaactttggcCTTAGAATGTAATGGGGAATTTTTCTCAGAACAGGCGGGACCTGCAGCCAGGGCTCCTTGATCCAGTCCCAAAGTAATACACCAGGTTGGAAGAGAAGACGGGTTAAATGCTGTGCAGgactctgctctctcttccttttctttctcaggAAGGGAGGGATATTGCCCGGCTGACTGGGGCTGCATTGGCTGCAGGCATCCAGAAAGCACCTTTATTTGTAATGAATAACTCCCGGATCTGCGGTCCCGACCTTTCCGTCCCCGGATCACTGCAACCCTCCTCAGAATGATCCCAGTGCCCTCGGGTCTCCTGAGTGTGGCAAAGGGATAAGGCGACTTTACTTTACTAATAATGAACAGCGTTTATAGAGGTGCCGAGTGAGCCGGGAGAGGGGCTTTCAGGCCAGGCCTCCCCCCCTCATCCTGGTGCTCTCTGGTTCCCGTAGCGCTGAGCTCCTTAGGTGGAAGCAGGGACTACAAGGACCAAAGTGCATGAGGACCAGCCTTGCTCCTTAGCAGCAGTGACCTAGCGAGCCATGAATGTGCATGCATAGGAAGGTGCATGCATGGGAAGGTGCATGCATGGGAGACAGCCGTGCAGATGTGTTCTGGATCTCCTGAATCCCTGACTGGAGGGGGCTCAGCATGACAGCTGTGCAGCTCTGCCCGTCCCAGTGACCTGCGAGCCATGAATGTGCATGCATGGGAAGATGCATGCATGGGAAGGTGCATGCATGGGAAGGTGCATGCATGGGAGACAGCCGTGCAGATGTGTTCTGGATCTCCTGAATCCCTGACTGGAGGGGGGCTCAGCATGACAGCTGTGCAGCTCTGCCCGTCCCAGTGACCTGCGAGCCATGAATGTGCATGCATGGGAAGATGCATGCATGGGATGGTGCATGCATGGGAAGGTGCATGCATGGGAGACAGCCGTGCAGATGTGTTCTGGATCTCCTGAATCCCTGACTGGAGGGGGGCTCAGCATGACAGCTGTGCAGCTCTGCCCGTCCCAGTGACCTGCGAGCCATGAATGTGCATGCATGGGAAGATGCATGCATGGGAGACAGCCGTGCAGATGTGTTCTGGATCTCCTGAATCCCTGACTGGAGAGGGCTCACTGTGACAGCTGTGCAGCTCTGCCCGTCCCAGTGACCTGCGAGCCATGAATGTGCATGCATGGGAAGGTGCATGCATGGGAGACGGCCGTGCAGATGTGTTCTGGATCTCCTGAATCCCTGACTGGAGGGGGCTCACAGTGACAGCTGTGGGAAGCCGCTGCCCTTCCTGGGGTGCTAAGCGCATACCTTACAAACTCCCACGATGCCCCACGGAGTCACCCGGCCTCATAGCTCCGAGCTGCTCAGCACTTGGGCTGTGGTGAGAGAGGGGCAAAACCTGCAgtgctttgacctctgctttatGAAACTGGTCCTCGAGCACTGGCAGAGGCTCTTCTCTTTGGATAAGACGGGGAGGGGTGATTTCTTTTGAAACCAGAAAGCCCCACCTCGAAGGGGACTCTCTGCCTTGCCTTCTCCAACTTGGGGGGGTCCCTCCTACACCTATGGGGCCCCCTATACTTGCTTTCCTGGCCCTGCGTGCAGGGGCCCAGTAGATGCAGGAGGGGCCCTGGGATGGAGAAGGCAATGCAGAGTCCCCTTCTGAGGGGCCCCTGATaaccctttcctgtctgtcttgtAGGTGACGGAGTAACATGGGGTGCGTCTCCTTCCTGAAAACCATGATGTTCGTCTTCAATGGTGTCATATTTGTAAGTGAGAACTGGCTCGGGGTGGGGTCCCTGGGCCAAACCGTCACCATTCAGCCGCTACCAGGTGTCTCTTCATGCCACCGCCCTCCACCTTCCACCCATCAAACCCCCATCCATTGAGCTTCTGGGTGCACTTCCATTAGCACAGCCCGGCCCCCCTCGTGCTCCTTGGCAAACAGAAAAGCAGGGACATCGAATGTCACCATGCAAAGGGACGCGAGCCGAAAGTCCAGGCCCACACTCTCCCTCCCGTAATGTGGGTCTTGCCCGCCCCCTTAACTGTTCAGGCAGCAGTTCTTGCCTATTTATATTATCATAAAGCTTTGGGGTTAGGTAAtatggagggggggtgggagctGGAGGTGAGCTAAGTAGGGGATGTGTGTGCACATCTGCCCAAGAGAGCAGAGCCCAACTCTGACCCGCTAGGGAATGATGTCCTACGGCTGCTCAAGCTTCTGAAGCCAGAAGCGTGGACCAGAATAGCAACGCGGCAAAtggtggcaggaaaagaccaaaaatGGCCTGTCCTGTCTGCACATCTCTTTTGTTGGCCGTGCGCAGAAATTTCCCAAATGCAACCCGACCCCAGTTCCCCCCCCTCGGGTCTTCCACCTGATCTCTCGCCCTGCTCTcctatctgtcccaagcatggccGAGTCCATCACGGCGTTCACACCGCCGCAGACCCAACCACGGGGAGATCAGTGCGGAGAGCGTGCGCTGCGTGAGCTTTGCACGAACATGTACAGGTGCCTCCTGCGGAACATCCCGGGAAGGGTCCGATTCACCAGGGGGGAAAATAAGACTTGCTGCCTTTACTCCAGGAAGATCCCTGGCCTGGTTTTATTTGCAAGCAGCCACCACTGTAGTTCTGTAAGGAACGGCTGGCTGGAGAGACCCAGACTGCAGTGTCCAGAGCTGATCCCGGTGTCTTTCCGCTCACAGGTTGGAGGGATTGCAGTGCTGGGCATCGGAGTCTGGGTGAAGGTGGACGGGGGCTCTTTTGTGAAGATCCTGGGGGCCGCAGTACCACAGCTGACGCAGCTGGTAAATGTGGGGTATCTCTGCATCGCCATCGGAGCCTTCCTCCTGCTCATGGGGTTCCTGGGCTGCTGTGGAGCAGTGAAGGAGAACAGGTGCATGCTGATGCTGGTGAGTTCTAGCCCTCAGCGTTTTACAGCGACTCTGTGTGTGTGCGAGACCTTAGGGCGAGTCAATACATCCCCCTGGGCatcagttctaatccccagctctgtcactgactctctgtgtgtgacctcggggggagtcactttatccccctgtgcctcagctctaatccccggctctgtcactgactctctgtgtgggacctcagggtgagtcactttatccccctgtgcctcagctctaatccccggctctgtcactgactctctgtgtgtgacctcagggtgagtcactttatccccctgtgcctcagctctaatccccggctctgtcactgactctctgtgtgtgacctcagggtgagtcactttatccccctgtgcctcagctctaatccccggctctgtcactgactctctgtgtgggacctcagggagagtcactttatccccctgtgcctcagctctaatctctccccagctctgtcactgactctctgtgtgtgacctcggggggagtcactttatccccctgtgcctcagctctaatccccggctctgtcactgactctctgtgtgggacctcagggagagtcactttttccccctgtgcctcagctctaatccctccccagctctgtcactgactgtgtgtgacctcagggtgagtcactttatccccccacccctgtgcctcagctctaatccctggtATAGGCCCCAGGCTCCCACTATCCCACAGAACCAGGTATTTGGAATGGGAGGGCATTTTCTAATCACTCTCCCTTCCCTGCAGTTCTTCATCATCATTCTGGTCATCTTCATAGCAGAGGTAGCGGGAGCTGTGGTGGTCCTGGCCTTCTCTGCCGTGGTAAGTCACCGGGAACGCAGAAGGGTGGCTCAGCGAGCGTGCGTGGAGGCTGCTGGCCTTTGATGACCCCTGTTTTCACTCTTTTTGATAGGTTTGCTATTTTGCTTCAGATGTTTGGATGCAGTGACCCTTTTAATCCCACGCTTCTTATTCTATGGTTTGCTGTTCTGCTTGCTGCGTTGTGATCCCTTGGATATTTTCACATTATGCTGATATTTGAATGCGTTAAATGTATTTGATATACTGCCTTCAGCGGTGTGGAAAAGAAAGAATGTAATTtccacagtaaatatgcatgagagagatttgcatgcagtggaggcaccACATGAAAATCTCTCCCATCGATACGCATtgaggagatcctgaaaacctgtggGGCACTCGAGGAGcaggttgagaactgctgcacTAGATGATCTTAGCAGCTAAAGGACCCCTTCTGAGAGGTATCAGGATGAACGGATCCTGgttttccccctctctttctccccctagCTCCAGCTTCCCTAAAAAGCCAATAGACGTCCtggggtgagtgggtgggaggaagCCAGGGTCACCTGAAGCACGGGGATCCTGATCTCCCCCTGCCAGCGCCGCTTCTCACCCGCTCTgtcatctcttcctcctcccagtcccAGATCTTCCTGGAACACGTGAACGACTGGGCCTTGAAAAGCCTGAGAGAGGACTACGGGATGGAACCTGAGATTACCACCATCTGGAACGCCACAATGAAGGaggtgagaggagagaggggcTGATCATGCAGGGCAGGGGGACCTGCTCCAgtgtcacccacacacacaccggcATGTACTTTCAAGGAGGCTGGCTGAGTTTAGTTTGTTTATGTAATTAATCGCCTttctaataaataaaatcaaagccatgtgcaataaatatcagtaaaaaaaaatcataaacacaATAAAATCAGTATAACTGATAAAGACACACGAAAGACAAC
The DNA window shown above is from Rhinatrema bivittatum chromosome 19, aRhiBiv1.1, whole genome shotgun sequence and carries:
- the LOC115081192 gene encoding tetraspanin-1-like, which gives rise to MGCVSFLKTMMFVFNGVIFVGGIAVLGIGVWVKVDGGSFVKILGAAVPQLTQLVNVGYLCIAIGAFLLLMGFLGCCGAVKENRCMLMLFFIIILVIFIAEVAGAVVVLAFSAVSQIFLEHVNDWALKSLREDYGMEPEITTIWNATMKELKCCGFNSYTDFKNSSFSSMANNSYPLPCCSSKDPCRETTIDPEVKGCYLAFQVFLNKNGKIVGGVALGICALELAAMVVSLILFYKIGSKS